The following are encoded together in the Triticum dicoccoides isolate Atlit2015 ecotype Zavitan chromosome 6B, WEW_v2.0, whole genome shotgun sequence genome:
- the LOC119322001 gene encoding pentatricopeptide repeat-containing protein At5g65560-like, producing the protein MHLHSPPAPTGVTYNILIRSLCRRADLPRALRYLSLMVLSGWHPDAYTFNSLIVGYSRTHQTDTARDLFDKMPLRGFPRDVVSYAAMIEGLCETGRIDEALDLFTKMELWDMHTYAVLVKGLCKAGRGEEALQMLQRMKKLGWRPSTCAYAAVIDLWCREQRVVKAEEMLEEMSDKGLVPSVVTCTAVVNGYCKEGRMSDAVRVFEMMKLRWCKPNVWTYNALVWGFCKEGKVHNAMALLNRMRAHGVEPDVVTYNLLVRAQCVYGHIENAFRLLRLMEGDGLAGDIYTYNALVDALCKNGRIDQASSLFDSLEGRGIKPNLVTFNSLIDGLCKCDQVDVAWSLLEKMVSAGCTPDTYTYSPFIVYLCKMKGSQEGLSFIDEMLKKSVKLTTVNYTVVIDKLFKERNYGLATKIWGQMVSLGCNPDAVTYTTSMRAYCNEGRLIEAENVVSEMNRSAVTVDTIAYNTLMDGHASIGQTDCAVSILKHMKNVASMPNQFTYLILLRHLVQRRLTEGVPLYVAGLWKTARLTDIFELFETMKKNDIIPNMDTYSAILERFSEDGRLKEVTSLVSRMKDDNLSLNEDIYTALVMCLCKSRQYSGAWALLHSMIGRGFVPQLMSYQHLLCGLISEGQAHMAEEIFGNCRWEDYNPDEIVWKVIIDGLIRNGHSDICRDMVSKLEQRNCRPSNQTYAMLAEELSTRG; encoded by the coding sequence atgcacctccactcgccgcctgcCCCCACGGGCGTCACCTACAATATCCTCATCCGCTCCCTCTGCCGCAGAGCCGACCTGCCCCGCGCCCTCCGGTACCTCAGCCTCATGGTCCTCTCTGGCTGGCACCCCGACGCCTACACATTCAACTCCTTGATCGTGGGCTACTCCCGCACCCACCAGACCGACACTGCTCGTGATCTGTTCGATAAAATGCCTTTGAGAGGATTCCCGCGGGACGTGGTATCCTATGCTGCAATGATTGAGGGGTTATGCGAGACGGGGAGGATTGACGAGGCATTGGACTTGTTCACGAAGATGGAGCTGTGGGACATGCATACATATGCGGTCTTGGTGAAGGGCCTGTGTAAAGcagggcggggggaggaggcgcTCCAGATGCTGCAGAGGATGAAGAaattggggtggcggccaagtacTTGCGCTTATGCGGCCGTGATTGATTTATGGTGTAGGGAGCAAAGGGTTGTGAAGGCTGAGGAAATGCTGGAGGAGATGTCTGACAAAGGGTTGGTGCCATCTGTTGTTACATGCACCGCGGTGGTCAATGGGTATTGTAAGGAGGGGAGGATGAGTGATGCGGTGAGGGTGTTTGAGATGATGAAGTTGAGGTGGTGCAAGCCGAACGTGTGGACATACAATGCACTGGTGTGGGGGTTCTGCAAGGAGGGTAAGGTGCACAATGCAATGGCTTTGTTGAATCGGATGAGAGCACATGGAGTAGAACCAGATGTTGTGACATACAATTTGTTAGTTCGGGCCCAATGTGTTTATGGGCATATAGAGAATGCTTTCCGGCTACTTCGTTTGATGGAAGGAGATGGTTTAGCTGGTGATATATACACTTACAATGCGTTGGTGGATGCTCTCTGCAAGAATGGGAGGATCGATCAAGCTAGCTCCCTTTTTGATAGCCTTGAAGGGAGAGGCATAAAACCTAATTTGGTGACATTCAATTCATTGATAGACGGGTTATGCAAATGTGATCAAGTTGATGTTGCATGGTCATTACTGGAAAAGATGGTCTCAGCTGGTTGCACGCCGGATACCTATACATACAGTCCATTCATCGTATACCTATGCAAGATGAAGGGATCACAAGAGGGTTTGTCCTTTATAGATGAGATGCTAAAAAAGAGTGTTAAGCTCACGACGGTCAACTATACCGTTGTAATTGACAAGCTATTCAAGGAGAGAAACTATGGATTGGCCACAAAAATCTGGGGTCAAATGGTTTCACTGGGTTGCAATCCTGATGCAGTTACTTATACCACATCTATGCGTGCTTATTGCAATGAAGGAAGACTCATTGAAGCCGAAAATGTTGTGAGTGAGATGAACAGAAGTGCAGTCACTGTAGATACAATTGCGTATAACACGTTGATGGATGGGCATGCAAGTATTGGGCAGACAGATTGCGCAGTCTCAATCTTGAAGCATATGAAAAATGTTGCTTCTATGCCAAACCAGTTTACTTATTTGATCTTGCTTAGACATCTTGTACAAAGGAGGCTAACAGAAGGTGTGCCTTTGTATGTAGCTGGTTTATGGAAGACCGCCAGGCTTACTGATATCTTTGAATTGTTTGAGACAATGAAGAAGAATGATATTATTCCTAACATGGATACTTATTCTGCAATTCTGGAGaggttctctgaagatggaagattgAAAGAGGTGACATCATTGGTTTCTCGTATGAAAGATGATAATCTGTCTTTGAATGAGGACATCTACACTGCTCTCGTTATGTGTTTATGCAAATCAAGACAGTATTCCGGTGCATGGGCGTTGCTTCACTCCATGATTGGTCGTGGTTTTGTACCACAACTGATGTCCTATCAGCACCTGCTTTGCGGGCTTATTAGTGAAGGACAAGCTCATATGGCTGAAGAAATTTTTGGAAACTGTAGATGGGAAGACTACAATCCTGATGAAATTGTGTGGAAAGTAATTATTGATGGCCTGATAAGAAACGGTCATTCAGATATATGCCGTGACATGGTATCCAAATTAGAGCAGAGAAACTGCAGACCAAGTAATCAAACATATGCAATGTTGGCAGAAGAATTGTCTACCAGGGGATAA
- the LOC119322002 gene encoding uncharacterized protein LOC119322002 isoform X2: MGLDADKLSMVVVVEPFSRMAPPKEFAKFTAFLSEPPLPGQDLTLEMWALLQPTAERPLPFLDKGRRLPLLRMEGQIAGCSMSVSHWVTSRPHRTSRRMRRFAEDEEADPGARGSPEEPTVTKEVAKRASPKGGPSETELAYPVIH, translated from the exons ATGGGGTTGGATGCCGATAAGCTGTCCATGGTGGTTGTGGTCGAGCCCTTCAGTCGCATGGCCCCACCTAAGGAG TTTGCAAAGTTCACCGCTTTTCTTTCGGAGCCCCCGCTTCCCGGACAGGACCTGACCCTGGAGATGTGGGCACTCCTACAGCCTACCGCGGAGCGCCCCCTCCCCTTTCTTGATAAGGGAAGAAGGTTgcctcttctccggatggaggggcAAATAGCGGGGTGCTCGATGAGCGTGTCACATTGGGTGACATCTCGTCCCCACCGTACATCGCGGAGGATGAGGAGGTTCGCGGAGGATGAGGAGGCTGATCCAGGGGCTCGTGGGAGCCCGGAAGAACCTACGGTCACCAAGGAGGTCGCCAAGCGGGCATCTCCTAAAGGCGGCCCTTCGGAGACCGAGCTGGCATACCCCGTGATCCACTGA
- the LOC119322002 gene encoding uncharacterized protein LOC119322002 isoform X1, with protein sequence MGLDADKLSMVVVVEPFSRMAPPKEQFAKFTAFLSEPPLPGQDLTLEMWALLQPTAERPLPFLDKGRRLPLLRMEGQIAGCSMSVSHWVTSRPHRTSRRMRRFAEDEEADPGARGSPEEPTVTKEVAKRASPKGGPSETELAYPVIH encoded by the exons ATGGGGTTGGATGCCGATAAGCTGTCCATGGTGGTTGTGGTCGAGCCCTTCAGTCGCATGGCCCCACCTAAGGAG CAGTTTGCAAAGTTCACCGCTTTTCTTTCGGAGCCCCCGCTTCCCGGACAGGACCTGACCCTGGAGATGTGGGCACTCCTACAGCCTACCGCGGAGCGCCCCCTCCCCTTTCTTGATAAGGGAAGAAGGTTgcctcttctccggatggaggggcAAATAGCGGGGTGCTCGATGAGCGTGTCACATTGGGTGACATCTCGTCCCCACCGTACATCGCGGAGGATGAGGAGGTTCGCGGAGGATGAGGAGGCTGATCCAGGGGCTCGTGGGAGCCCGGAAGAACCTACGGTCACCAAGGAGGTCGCCAAGCGGGCATCTCCTAAAGGCGGCCCTTCGGAGACCGAGCTGGCATACCCCGTGATCCACTGA